Proteins co-encoded in one Kribbella solani genomic window:
- a CDS encoding ABC transporter substrate-binding protein, with amino-acid sequence MSQLSRRGFLGLGAAAAAGTLAGCSSGPPAGTATWSMWSSSAAEKKVWTDFGNYVEQQLKVRSVATLTPSNGYPTKLDLQLVSGTAGLVTALNGTLIPTYAARGAHRPLDDLIAADPDFDLDDFYPTSRRISSFNDKTYAIGFDVAPTVMYYNKDLLKQQGIALPSKTEPMSWATFRDLARQLTEPGKQYGFTCAPAIDDLVSWIYCAGGNVMSADAGRSTLRDPEAMEALQYVIGLFVTDQVTPPIKNLVTESSLSNFLQGNVAFMQNGPWQVVNVRKAKFDWDIIPFPAGAAGSTPRVSGSSFAIPSGVRDGAQLELAWRLLKTLTSTGALDIYAKAGRNNPARLSAGSAFQPPPDNLGIVQQILAGKLAGGHAFDVTTNWNQVKQLLGQDLPRTFLGQVTVDDAISGLTPRLDILMRQHLDTVRQATARKG; translated from the coding sequence ATGTCCCAACTGTCCCGCCGCGGCTTCCTCGGCCTCGGGGCCGCCGCCGCGGCAGGCACTCTGGCGGGTTGCTCGTCGGGTCCACCGGCCGGCACCGCCACCTGGTCGATGTGGTCCAGCAGCGCCGCCGAGAAGAAGGTCTGGACCGACTTCGGCAACTACGTCGAGCAGCAACTCAAGGTCCGGTCCGTCGCCACCCTGACCCCTTCGAACGGGTACCCGACCAAGCTCGACCTGCAGCTGGTCAGCGGAACCGCGGGCCTGGTGACCGCGCTGAACGGAACGCTGATCCCGACGTACGCGGCCCGCGGCGCGCACCGTCCGCTGGACGACCTGATCGCCGCCGATCCTGACTTCGACCTGGACGACTTCTATCCGACCAGCCGCCGGATATCGAGCTTCAACGACAAGACGTACGCGATCGGCTTCGACGTCGCGCCGACGGTCATGTACTACAACAAGGACCTGCTGAAACAGCAGGGCATCGCGCTCCCGTCGAAGACCGAACCGATGTCCTGGGCAACCTTCCGCGACCTGGCCAGACAACTCACCGAGCCGGGGAAGCAGTACGGATTCACCTGCGCGCCCGCGATCGACGATCTGGTCTCGTGGATCTACTGCGCCGGCGGGAACGTGATGAGCGCCGACGCCGGCCGCAGTACGCTCCGCGATCCGGAGGCGATGGAGGCACTCCAGTACGTGATCGGTCTGTTCGTCACCGATCAGGTCACGCCGCCGATCAAGAACCTGGTCACCGAAAGTTCGTTGTCGAACTTCCTGCAGGGCAACGTCGCGTTCATGCAGAACGGGCCGTGGCAGGTGGTGAACGTACGGAAGGCGAAGTTCGACTGGGACATCATCCCGTTCCCGGCTGGGGCGGCGGGGAGTACGCCGCGGGTCTCGGGGTCGAGCTTCGCGATTCCGTCCGGCGTACGCGATGGGGCGCAGCTTGAGCTTGCCTGGCGACTGTTGAAGACGCTGACCAGCACCGGCGCGCTGGACATCTATGCGAAGGCGGGCCGGAACAATCCGGCCCGGTTGAGCGCGGGGTCCGCGTTCCAGCCGCCGCCGGACAACCTCGGCATCGTCCAGCAGATCCTCGCCGGGAAACTGGCCGGCGGGCACGCGTTCGACGTCACGACCAACTGGAATCAGGTCAAGCAGTTGCTGGGTCAGGATCTGCCGCGGACGTTCCTCGGCCAGGTCACCGTCGACGACGCGATCAGCGGGCTCACGCCGCGGCTGGACATCCTGATGCGGCAGCACCTCGACACGGTCCGCCAAGCCACGGCCAGGAAGGGGTGA
- a CDS encoding mandelate racemase/muconate lactonizing enzyme family protein has protein sequence MSRITNVEVFPVAVPFARRFVLGSGAVGAPGAAPDQAAAVIFVKLTTADGVAGWGEQRALPSWSYETAETMAVVIRRHLAPILLELTPYDVELFHQRAAKRLSPAVSNGFPFARAAVDIAMHDAAGKLAGVPVHALLGGKLHDEIPLCSAIGVGDPDTVREHAKQSAAYSAYKVKIGGDLDADTAAIETVADVAGAKPLWLDANQSYRPAALKQLRERTAHVRTIHCVEQPVPSTDTLAMQRVRGLIDLPIAIDEGSFSAQDLARAIRLDAADLVVVKICKSGGLRNALKTAQTALAGGLEILASGLTDCGVAFAAALHVFSQLELALPAELNGPELLTELYVDGLTITRSPMAVATVPTAPGLGVEVDEERIRAESIDLRYR, from the coding sequence ATGTCCCGCATCACCAACGTCGAGGTCTTCCCCGTCGCGGTGCCGTTCGCCCGCCGGTTCGTGCTCGGCAGCGGCGCGGTCGGCGCGCCGGGTGCGGCGCCGGACCAGGCCGCCGCGGTGATCTTCGTGAAGCTGACCACCGCGGACGGCGTAGCCGGCTGGGGTGAGCAGCGCGCGCTGCCCAGCTGGAGCTACGAGACCGCCGAGACGATGGCGGTCGTCATCCGCCGCCATCTCGCGCCGATCCTGCTCGAACTCACGCCGTACGACGTCGAGCTGTTCCATCAGCGCGCCGCGAAGCGCCTGAGTCCCGCGGTGTCGAACGGTTTCCCGTTCGCCCGGGCCGCGGTCGACATCGCGATGCACGACGCCGCCGGAAAGCTGGCCGGCGTACCCGTACACGCCCTGCTCGGCGGCAAGCTGCACGACGAGATTCCGCTCTGCTCGGCGATCGGCGTCGGCGACCCGGACACGGTCCGCGAACACGCGAAGCAGTCGGCGGCCTATTCGGCGTACAAGGTGAAGATCGGCGGCGACCTCGACGCCGACACGGCCGCGATCGAGACCGTCGCGGACGTCGCCGGCGCCAAACCGCTCTGGCTCGACGCCAACCAGTCGTACCGTCCGGCCGCCCTCAAACAACTCCGGGAGCGTACGGCCCACGTACGCACGATCCACTGCGTCGAGCAGCCTGTCCCGAGTACGGACACGCTCGCGATGCAGCGGGTGCGTGGACTGATCGACCTGCCGATCGCGATCGACGAAGGCAGCTTCTCCGCGCAGGATCTGGCCCGCGCGATCCGCCTGGACGCGGCCGACCTGGTAGTGGTCAAGATCTGCAAGTCCGGCGGGCTGCGGAACGCGCTGAAGACCGCGCAGACCGCGCTCGCCGGTGGGCTGGAGATTCTCGCCAGCGGTCTGACCGACTGCGGCGTCGCGTTCGCCGCCGCGTTGCACGTGTTCAGTCAGCTCGAGCTCGCCCTGCCCGCCGAGCTCAACGGGCCGGAGCTGCTGACCGAGCTGTATGTCGACGGGCTGACCATCACGCGTTCGCCCATGGCCGTCGCGACGGTCCCCACCGCCCCTGGATTGGGCGTCGAGGTCGACGAGGAGCGGATCCGCGCCGAGTCGATCGACCTGCGCTACCGGTGA
- a CDS encoding NAD(P)-dependent oxidoreductase, whose product MPKLAALITPERAADVIDPETRHLLETHFEVVWATAEHVAQPRSAEPAAAVARPAALDPAAVPALVAGADVLLTSWGTPRLGSELWAGGGPKVVAHAAGTVKNLIDPSILGQGVAVFSAGSRIAWSVGEYCLAAMLTLARRLPRFDAAVRAGGWKQSAFRGHELAGAKVGIIGASSTARALITLLEPFNCDLAVYDPYLTTDRATQLGVRKASLEEAASSPFLTIHVPNVPETKGMITRRLIENLPDGAVVVNSSRGPAIDQQALLDHALDGRIYAALDVYDPEPPIFNPSTLKATNLLLTPHVAGDTEEGHLALAGYVLQDALRWLGDGTRGPSFVDPSTWSIAA is encoded by the coding sequence GTGCCGAAACTCGCCGCTCTCATCACCCCGGAACGCGCCGCCGACGTGATCGACCCCGAAACCCGCCACCTGCTTGAAACGCATTTCGAGGTGGTGTGGGCGACAGCGGAGCACGTCGCACAACCGCGATCGGCCGAGCCGGCTGCGGCCGTCGCACGACCGGCGGCGCTTGACCCTGCAGCCGTTCCAGCTCTGGTGGCGGGGGCCGACGTTCTGCTCACCAGTTGGGGCACGCCTCGGCTCGGCTCGGAGCTATGGGCTGGTGGTGGGCCGAAGGTGGTTGCGCATGCGGCTGGGACTGTGAAGAACCTGATTGACCCGAGCATCCTCGGGCAGGGTGTCGCCGTGTTCTCCGCGGGGTCGCGGATCGCCTGGTCGGTGGGTGAGTACTGCCTGGCCGCGATGCTCACCCTGGCCCGTCGCCTCCCCCGCTTCGACGCCGCCGTCCGCGCCGGCGGCTGGAAGCAATCCGCCTTCCGCGGTCACGAACTGGCCGGCGCCAAGGTCGGCATCATCGGCGCCAGCAGCACCGCCCGCGCACTCATCACCCTGCTCGAACCGTTCAACTGCGATCTCGCCGTCTACGACCCTTACCTGACCACCGACCGCGCCACCCAGCTCGGCGTACGCAAAGCATCCCTCGAAGAGGCGGCGAGCAGTCCGTTCCTCACCATCCACGTCCCGAACGTGCCGGAAACCAAGGGCATGATCACCCGGCGGCTGATCGAGAACCTCCCCGACGGCGCGGTGGTGGTCAACTCCTCCCGCGGTCCGGCCATCGACCAGCAAGCCCTCCTCGACCACGCCCTCGACGGCCGCATCTACGCCGCCCTCGACGTGTACGACCCTGAGCCGCCGATCTTCAACCCCAGCACCCTCAAGGCAACCAACCTGCTACTCACCCCACACGTCGCCGGCGACACCGAAGAAGGCCATCTCGCCCTCGCGGGCTACGTACTCCAAGACGCTCTGCGCTGGCTCGGCGACGGCACCCGCGGGCCGAGTTTCGTCGACCCGTCCACCTGGTCGATCGCCGCCTGA
- a CDS encoding LysR substrate-binding domain-containing protein, with protein sequence MDFSLQQLRGFVAVAEELHYGRAAQRLNLTQPPLTRQIQGLERTLDVRLFDRTGRGVRLTAAGAVFLEHARRVLALLDVAPVATRRAADGMTGTLRLAFTAIGAYAVLADFLTMVGNRTPGVTAELSELVSPDQFDALASLEIDLGLVRPPIPERFESLLVHSEDLVLAVPATHPLANGTGPVALADATADYIGYSPEGSQYLHDICAAMIGMDRYAVSQLASQVPTMLALVRAGLGCALIPRSIKAMGVEGVRYRELDPADAHSVTLHACWSPDNPNPALQRLTESLRHDPHLT encoded by the coding sequence ATGGACTTCTCGCTCCAGCAGCTCCGCGGTTTCGTCGCGGTCGCCGAAGAACTCCACTACGGCCGCGCCGCCCAGCGCCTGAACCTGACCCAGCCACCCCTGACCCGCCAGATCCAGGGCCTGGAACGCACCCTCGACGTCCGCCTGTTCGACCGCACCGGCCGCGGCGTACGCCTCACTGCCGCCGGCGCCGTCTTCCTCGAACACGCCCGCCGCGTACTCGCCCTCCTGGACGTCGCGCCAGTAGCCACCCGCCGCGCCGCCGACGGCATGACCGGCACGCTGCGACTCGCGTTCACCGCGATCGGCGCGTACGCCGTGCTCGCCGACTTCCTCACCATGGTCGGCAACCGAACCCCAGGCGTGACCGCCGAGCTGTCCGAACTCGTCAGCCCCGACCAGTTCGACGCGCTCGCGAGCCTGGAGATCGATCTCGGCCTGGTCCGCCCACCCATCCCGGAGCGTTTCGAGTCACTCCTGGTCCACTCCGAGGACCTCGTCCTCGCCGTACCCGCCACGCATCCCCTGGCCAACGGAACCGGACCGGTCGCGTTGGCCGACGCGACCGCCGACTACATCGGTTACAGCCCCGAGGGATCGCAGTACCTGCACGACATCTGCGCCGCGATGATCGGCATGGATCGCTACGCGGTCAGCCAGCTCGCGTCCCAGGTCCCGACCATGCTCGCCCTCGTCCGCGCCGGTCTCGGCTGCGCCCTGATCCCGCGATCGATCAAGGCGATGGGCGTCGAGGGCGTCCGCTACCGCGAACTCGATCCGGCCGACGCGCACTCGGTCACCCTGCACGCCTGCTGGAGCCCCGACAACCCCAACCCGGCGCTCCAGCGGCTGACCGAATCACTCCGGCACGATCCGCACTTGACTTAG
- a CDS encoding SDR family NAD(P)-dependent oxidoreductase gives MNAQHKLGSGFGHDTTADDVLTGIDLTGKLAIVTGGYSGLGLETTKALAKAGAHVVVPARRPEVAREAVGELAEVDELDLGDLDSVQAFADRFLASGRSIDILIDNAAIMACPETRVGPGWEAQFATNHLGHFALVNRLWPALTANGGGRVVSVSSTGHRRSDIRWDDLEFRLGYEKWQAYGQAKTANVLFAVQLDALGKDSGVRAYALHPGGILTPLQRHLPKQEMVDLGWIDADGNLLSPHFKTPEQGAATQVWAATSPRLDEVGGVFLEDCDVAEVSTDDAPGVRPYAIDPTSAERLWTVSAQLTGVNAFG, from the coding sequence ATGAACGCACAACACAAGCTCGGCTCGGGTTTCGGGCATGACACCACCGCCGACGACGTACTGACCGGCATCGACCTGACCGGCAAGCTGGCGATCGTCACCGGCGGCTATTCCGGTCTCGGTCTGGAGACCACGAAGGCGCTGGCGAAGGCCGGCGCGCACGTCGTCGTACCGGCGCGGCGGCCGGAGGTGGCGCGGGAGGCGGTCGGAGAGCTTGCCGAGGTCGACGAGCTGGATCTCGGTGACTTGGACAGCGTGCAGGCGTTCGCGGACCGGTTCCTCGCGTCCGGGCGCTCGATCGACATCCTGATCGACAACGCGGCCATCATGGCCTGCCCGGAGACGCGGGTCGGGCCGGGCTGGGAAGCCCAGTTCGCGACCAACCACCTCGGGCACTTCGCGCTGGTGAACCGGCTCTGGCCGGCGCTCACCGCGAACGGCGGCGGCCGGGTCGTCTCGGTGTCGTCGACCGGGCACCGGCGCTCCGACATCCGCTGGGACGACCTGGAGTTCCGCCTCGGGTACGAGAAGTGGCAGGCGTACGGTCAGGCAAAGACCGCCAACGTACTCTTCGCCGTCCAGCTCGATGCCCTGGGCAAGGATTCCGGCGTACGGGCGTACGCGCTGCACCCGGGCGGCATCCTGACCCCGTTGCAGCGGCATCTGCCGAAGCAGGAAATGGTCGACCTCGGCTGGATCGACGCGGACGGCAACCTGCTGAGCCCGCACTTCAAGACGCCGGAGCAGGGCGCCGCGACCCAGGTGTGGGCGGCGACCTCGCCGCGGCTCGACGAGGTCGGCGGCGTGTTTCTTGAGGACTGCGACGTGGCCGAGGTGTCGACGGACGACGCGCCGGGCGTCCGGCCGTACGCGATCGACCCGACGTCGGCTGAACGGCTGTGGACGGTGTCCGCGCAACTCACCGGGGTGAACGCGTTCGGATAA
- a CDS encoding putative protein N(5)-glutamine methyltransferase — protein MLSVDLGPVVERLRASGCVFAEDEAEIIASTAPDVAALTAMVDKRVAGQPLEYVVGWASFRGLRILVEPGVFIPRRRTEFLVSEALRVTSPGAVVVDLGCGSGALGAAVAAERDVSLVAADVEVAAVRCARRNLPGRAVYQGDLYAALPSGLRGRIEVLLSNVPYVPTDEIRLLPPEARLYEPQVTLDGGPDGLATLRRVVAGTAEWLAPGGHLFVEMSDQQAPVAQAVMAEYGLVAEIVTDDDLGANVVHGIKPGAEPAAGTPAG, from the coding sequence GTGCTTTCTGTTGACCTCGGCCCGGTGGTCGAGCGGTTGCGGGCGTCCGGTTGCGTGTTCGCCGAGGACGAGGCCGAGATCATCGCCTCGACCGCGCCGGACGTCGCCGCGCTGACCGCGATGGTGGACAAGCGGGTCGCGGGGCAGCCGCTGGAGTACGTGGTCGGCTGGGCGTCGTTTCGTGGCTTGCGGATCCTGGTGGAGCCGGGAGTGTTCATTCCGCGCCGGCGGACCGAGTTCCTGGTCTCGGAGGCGTTGCGCGTGACCTCGCCGGGGGCCGTCGTGGTCGATCTTGGCTGCGGGTCGGGCGCGCTGGGGGCCGCGGTCGCGGCCGAGCGGGACGTGTCGCTGGTCGCCGCGGATGTCGAGGTCGCGGCGGTGCGCTGCGCTCGGCGCAACCTTCCCGGCCGGGCCGTGTACCAGGGCGATCTCTACGCGGCGCTGCCCTCGGGTCTGCGTGGGCGGATCGAGGTCCTGCTGTCGAACGTGCCGTACGTGCCGACCGACGAGATCCGGTTGCTGCCGCCGGAGGCCCGGCTGTACGAACCGCAGGTCACGTTGGACGGCGGGCCGGACGGGTTGGCCACGTTGCGGCGGGTCGTCGCGGGTACGGCGGAATGGCTCGCGCCCGGCGGGCATCTGTTCGTCGAGATGAGTGATCAGCAAGCACCGGTCGCCCAGGCGGTGATGGCCGAGTACGGACTGGTCGCCGAGATCGTCACGGACGACGACCTCGGCGCCAACGTCGTACACGGGATCAAACCCGGCGCTGAACCCGCAGCAGGTACTCCCGCCGGTTGA
- a CDS encoding GTP-binding protein, translating into MEVLNLGILAHVDAGKTSLTERLLYAAGVIGEVGSVDRGSTQTDSLALERQRGITIKSAVVSFAIGDLTVNLIDTPGHPDFIAEVERALSVLDGAVLVISAVEGVQAQTRVLMRTLQRLRIPTLIFVNKLDRRGAQYAAVLDQITRRLSPAIVAMGEATRLGTPDAAFKPIIQDGALLELLAEHDDELLRAYVDGARLEPDALQRALARQTYAAQVHPVYFGSAITGAGTDALTDGIRDLLPRARTADGPLDATVFKVERGPAGEKIAYARIFAGTAHLRERIHFGTTGHNQAGGDETGRNETTGNEAKITAIELYGNDGATPAHTAPPGRIAKLWGLTDVRIGDRITDLRNITGNNRRIVSGNFAPPTLETVISARTPSQKGNLRAALTQLAEQDPLINLRQDDLRQETYVSLYGEVQKEVIESTLGTDFGIEVDFRETTTICIERLVGTGAAAEFKKKDENPFLATVGLRVEPAPRDAGVSFELDVELGSMPYAFIKAVEETVRETLRQGLHGWQIPDAHVVMTHSGYSARQSHAHAVFDKSMSSTAGDFRNLTPLVLMTALRQAGTTVHQPMHHFQLEIPTDTTRAVLATLARLRAIPQVPALAAETSTLEGEIPAAAVYELEQALPALTRGEGVLESAFERYQPVTGAIPERARTDHDPLNRREYLLRVQRRV; encoded by the coding sequence GTGGAAGTACTCAATCTTGGGATCCTGGCGCATGTTGACGCCGGCAAGACAAGCCTGACCGAACGGCTGCTGTACGCGGCCGGAGTGATCGGTGAGGTCGGAAGTGTCGATCGTGGGAGTACCCAGACCGACTCGCTCGCGCTGGAACGGCAGCGGGGCATCACGATCAAATCGGCGGTGGTGTCGTTCGCGATCGGGGACCTCACGGTCAACCTGATCGACACCCCGGGGCACCCGGACTTCATCGCCGAGGTCGAGCGGGCGCTGAGCGTACTGGACGGCGCCGTGCTGGTGATCTCCGCGGTCGAAGGCGTGCAGGCCCAAACCCGGGTCCTGATGCGTACGCTGCAACGACTGCGTATCCCGACCCTGATCTTCGTCAACAAACTCGACCGGCGTGGCGCGCAGTACGCGGCCGTGCTTGACCAGATCACCCGGAGACTGTCGCCGGCGATCGTCGCGATGGGTGAGGCGACCCGCCTCGGCACGCCGGACGCCGCGTTCAAACCGATCATCCAGGACGGCGCTCTCCTGGAGCTGCTCGCTGAACACGACGACGAGCTCCTGCGCGCGTACGTCGACGGTGCCCGACTCGAACCCGACGCACTGCAGCGTGCGCTCGCCCGGCAGACGTACGCCGCGCAGGTCCACCCGGTGTACTTCGGCTCCGCGATCACCGGCGCGGGCACCGACGCGCTGACCGACGGCATCCGCGACCTGCTCCCCCGCGCCCGCACCGCCGACGGCCCGCTCGACGCGACCGTCTTCAAGGTCGAACGCGGCCCGGCCGGCGAGAAGATCGCGTACGCGCGGATCTTCGCCGGCACCGCCCACCTCCGCGAACGAATCCACTTCGGCACGACCGGACACAACCAAGCCGGCGGCGACGAAACCGGACGCAACGAAACCACGGGCAACGAAGCCAAGATCACCGCGATCGAGCTGTACGGCAACGACGGCGCCACCCCGGCCCACACCGCCCCACCCGGCCGGATCGCCAAACTCTGGGGCCTCACCGACGTACGCATCGGCGACCGCATCACCGATCTCCGGAACATAACCGGCAATAATCGCCGGATTGTTTCCGGAAACTTCGCCCCACCCACCCTGGAAACCGTCATCTCGGCCCGGACGCCTTCCCAGAAGGGCAATCTCCGCGCCGCCCTGACCCAGCTCGCCGAGCAAGATCCACTCATCAACCTCCGCCAGGACGACCTGCGCCAGGAAACCTACGTGTCCCTCTACGGCGAGGTGCAGAAGGAGGTGATCGAGTCCACGCTGGGCACCGATTTCGGGATCGAGGTGGATTTCCGCGAAACCACCACGATCTGCATCGAGCGTCTCGTCGGCACCGGTGCCGCGGCGGAGTTCAAGAAGAAGGACGAGAACCCCTTCCTCGCCACCGTCGGCCTGCGGGTCGAGCCGGCGCCGCGCGACGCCGGTGTCAGCTTCGAGCTGGACGTCGAGCTCGGCTCCATGCCGTACGCGTTCATCAAGGCCGTCGAGGAAACCGTCCGCGAGACCCTTCGGCAAGGTCTGCACGGCTGGCAGATCCCCGACGCGCACGTCGTGATGACCCACTCCGGCTACTCGGCTCGCCAGAGTCACGCGCACGCGGTCTTCGACAAGAGCATGTCGAGCACCGCCGGTGACTTCCGCAACCTGACCCCGCTGGTCCTGATGACAGCACTCCGGCAAGCCGGTACGACGGTGCACCAGCCGATGCACCACTTCCAACTCGAGATCCCCACCGACACCACCCGCGCCGTACTCGCCACCCTCGCGCGGCTCCGGGCGATCCCCCAGGTCCCCGCCCTGGCCGCGGAAACGTCCACGCTGGAGGGCGAAATCCCGGCCGCGGCCGTGTACGAGTTGGAGCAGGCGCTACCCGCGCTGACCCGCGGCGAGGGCGTACTGGAATCCGCCTTCGAGCGGTACCAGCCTGTCACCGGCGCGATCCCGGAACGCGCCCGCACCGATCACGACCCGCTCAACCGGCGGGAGTACCTGCTGCGGGTTCAGCGCCGGGTTTGA
- a CDS encoding VOC family protein, translating into MRFVTSSFVAGARFAQAVGEAIGDRTPELRIGSAYVDVSCRDQSTADRISALAVEHGLTAEPTAVAQLEIGLDTADPAEIGPFWAAVLTGSTDSFTGSDVIDPTGRVANLWFQGTTPHEPLRQRFHLDLWLAPEVVPARIEAAIAAGGKVVYDEEAPMFIVLADPQGNKVCLCTSEGR; encoded by the coding sequence ATGCGGTTTGTGACGTCGTCGTTCGTGGCTGGTGCGCGGTTCGCGCAGGCGGTGGGGGAGGCGATCGGCGATCGTACGCCTGAGCTGCGGATCGGGTCCGCGTATGTCGACGTGTCCTGCCGGGATCAATCGACGGCCGACCGGATCAGCGCCCTCGCGGTGGAACACGGGCTGACCGCGGAACCGACCGCCGTCGCCCAACTGGAGATCGGTCTGGACACTGCCGACCCGGCCGAGATCGGGCCCTTCTGGGCAGCCGTCCTGACCGGCTCGACCGACTCCTTCACCGGCAGCGACGTCATCGACCCCACCGGCCGCGTCGCGAACCTGTGGTTCCAGGGCACGACGCCACACGAACCACTCCGGCAACGGTTCCACCTCGACCTGTGGCTCGCACCCGAGGTGGTCCCCGCGCGCATCGAGGCAGCGATCGCGGCCGGCGGGAAGGTCGTGTACGACGAGGAGGCGCCGATGTTCATCGTGCTTGCGGATCCCCAAGGGAACAAGGTCTGCCTGTGCACCTCGGAGGGCCGGTAA
- a CDS encoding small ribosomal subunit Rsm22 family protein, translating into MSAKDTQLHAALTRAAAGVALPELRRRVADLSHRYRTEQVADAAPALNDALDCLAYAVMRMPATYRALHAALTATERHVRAPISTHLDLGGGPGAAAWAAAAVWPGVTTELIERQRPAIQLGRQLAAEHLPGLRWTTADLRSGDLDRDVDLITIGYVLNELSEADRTSVVKAAARAATTIVIVEPGTPRGHQRTVEARAALIEHGFTIAAPCPHQYACPIVSPDWCHFAGRLPRTELHRVLKNGVRNFEDEKFSYVVATRAPAVPAANRVLARPARPKNRIILDLCTAAGTKTHLTIPKSADTYRPTRHTTWGAPWPD; encoded by the coding sequence ATGTCCGCCAAGGACACCCAACTTCATGCTGCCCTCACTCGTGCCGCCGCTGGCGTAGCTCTCCCTGAGCTGCGCCGCCGCGTGGCTGACCTGTCACACCGTTACCGCACCGAACAGGTAGCCGACGCAGCTCCCGCGTTGAACGATGCGCTGGACTGCCTCGCGTACGCGGTGATGCGGATGCCGGCCACCTACCGCGCCCTGCACGCCGCACTGACAGCAACCGAGCGCCACGTACGCGCCCCGATTTCAACTCACCTGGATCTCGGCGGCGGACCAGGCGCTGCCGCGTGGGCCGCCGCGGCCGTCTGGCCCGGCGTGACGACTGAGCTGATCGAGCGCCAGCGCCCCGCGATCCAGCTCGGCCGGCAACTCGCGGCCGAACATCTTCCCGGTCTCCGCTGGACCACCGCCGACCTCCGTTCCGGCGACCTCGACCGGGACGTCGATCTGATCACGATCGGCTATGTCCTCAACGAGCTCTCCGAGGCCGACCGCACAAGTGTCGTGAAAGCGGCCGCCCGCGCCGCCACCACCATCGTGATCGTCGAGCCCGGCACACCACGCGGTCATCAGCGTACGGTCGAAGCGCGGGCCGCGCTGATCGAACACGGGTTCACCATCGCGGCGCCCTGCCCGCATCAGTACGCGTGCCCGATCGTTTCGCCGGACTGGTGCCATTTCGCCGGCCGTCTGCCACGTACCGAACTGCACCGGGTACTGAAGAACGGTGTCCGAAACTTCGAGGACGAGAAGTTCAGCTACGTCGTCGCAACCCGCGCCCCGGCCGTCCCGGCCGCAAACCGCGTGCTCGCTCGCCCAGCCCGACCGAAGAACCGCATCATCCTCGACCTGTGCACAGCGGCCGGTACCAAAACCCACCTCACCATCCCCAAGTCAGCCGACACTTATCGACCCACTCGCCACACCACGTGGGGCGCGCCCTGGCCCGATTAA
- a CDS encoding GNAT family N-acetyltransferase: MADPSRSSADVREAGPNDLAAVLRLYRQLHPTDPELPDEQSAEAYATILRTPGMHLLVLEHGGAVVATTYLNLIPNLTRGAAPYAVIENVVVDAGLRGRGLGQRIMAGTLQAAWDAGCYKVMLSTGSRTPATHAFYRRCGFSGDEKTAYVVRPARG, encoded by the coding sequence ACGATCTCGCGGCGGTCCTTCGGCTCTACCGGCAACTGCATCCCACCGATCCCGAGCTCCCGGACGAGCAGTCCGCCGAGGCGTACGCGACGATCCTGCGTACGCCCGGAATGCACCTCCTGGTGCTCGAGCACGGCGGAGCGGTCGTCGCCACCACCTACCTGAACCTGATCCCGAACCTCACCCGCGGCGCCGCCCCGTACGCGGTGATCGAGAACGTCGTCGTGGATGCTGGATTGCGCGGTCGTGGGCTCGGACAGCGGATCATGGCCGGGACGTTGCAGGCCGCATGGGACGCCGGGTGTTACAAGGTGATGCTGAGTACGGGATCACGGACCCCGGCGACACACGCGTTCTATCGGCGATGTGGGTTCTCCGGCGACGAGAAGACGGCGTACGTGGTCCGTCCCGCGCGGGGTTAA